From a single Deltaproteobacteria bacterium genomic region:
- a CDS encoding ATP-dependent helicase, giving the protein MSTSVETRVRQMLNDFVSDNIPEYILEGSSAILSEGGIQKLEIHREDSIWEIEGVIQGDGFQKYNSALGLNLDQGGVTFYCNCQDSFSGVCRHVGATILGALSEIKDKNENASQMITRTDWRQSFRPFFTSAPEPEPGQHYLIYRFYPEPGRLIVEFFRARQNKSGLSTVQNPVTLEQIVRNPSWCEMAPELPKVAEQIGQYQDYYGHRIEIPKGLLTWLFWTIRNEFYLLREETEQPVRIITSPMRLKISPRLTESGLCFETMLGRGDKVPFSIMGQNAYFYGQLPIWVYWKKSFYPVQTGLPPSLIQELVHESPCIPHADVSEFLDRVWTRIPASDLFGQDEFLERMKPIFMPAKYNPKLFLGEEGSLLTLEIQNIYETGHGEFPLPGPNQDFQTGSYQTESGSYLIRRDQDGEERLLTMLAEMDFQPRNSSMWFLEPEEAIVFLLDAYPKLVQDYRVYGEKDLARYKVRLATPHVVAKVETQEDDKWFNLDIEVDYEGMRVPIETIWKAWTQGKRYVQLRDGSYTSLPESWLEKLGHKLKAMGLDPDKPPKKNFQNYEAPVLDKILEDIPDTESDQFWDNLREKIHQFKEVRQIEVPAQVQATLRPYQKQGLSYLNFLREYHFGGILADEMGLGKTLQTLSFLQFMKNMKLEGPNLIVVPTSVLPNWEREAQKFVPGMKQLIIYGSRRENLFKLIKEAELVITTYALLRRDLDELLKFEFNSIILDEAQNIKNPNTITARSVRKLRARFRLCLSGTPIENNLLELWSLFEFLMPGFLGSQNAFQKGFVKPIKDGDQESVEYLQARVKPFILRRTKSEVAKDLPPKVENIYYCALEDEQAELYAALAKKLKEQVMQRVDEKGISQSQMSILDALLKLRQICCHPRLLKLDMPGVTTSLTSGKFTAFKDLVTNIIEDGHKVLVFSQFVQMLHIIRSWLDMNKIPFTYLDGSSKDRFEQVDRFNNDPNIPIFLISLKAGGTGLNLTSADYVIHYDPWWNPAVEDQATDRTHRIGQTRQVFSYKLICEKTVEEKILKLQEQKKGIADSIIPGQTAWKQLTRNDLEMLFEI; this is encoded by the coding sequence ATGTCCACTTCCGTTGAAACCAGGGTCCGGCAGATGCTCAACGACTTTGTGTCGGACAACATTCCCGAATACATTCTGGAGGGCTCGTCCGCCATACTGTCCGAGGGAGGCATTCAAAAACTTGAAATCCACCGCGAGGATTCCATCTGGGAGATCGAGGGCGTCATCCAGGGAGACGGCTTTCAGAAATACAACTCCGCCCTGGGTCTCAACCTCGACCAGGGCGGAGTGACCTTCTACTGCAATTGCCAGGATTCCTTTTCCGGGGTCTGCCGCCATGTCGGCGCGACCATCCTTGGCGCACTCTCGGAAATCAAGGACAAGAACGAAAACGCGTCCCAGATGATCACCCGGACCGACTGGCGACAGAGCTTCCGCCCCTTCTTCACCTCCGCACCCGAGCCAGAGCCCGGGCAGCACTATCTCATCTATCGATTCTACCCGGAACCGGGTCGGCTGATCGTCGAATTCTTTCGGGCCCGGCAGAATAAGTCAGGCCTATCAACGGTCCAGAATCCGGTCACCCTGGAGCAGATCGTCCGCAATCCATCTTGGTGCGAAATGGCTCCGGAACTGCCCAAGGTTGCCGAACAGATCGGCCAGTATCAAGACTATTACGGACACCGCATCGAAATCCCCAAAGGCCTTCTGACCTGGCTCTTCTGGACCATCCGCAACGAATTCTATCTCCTGAGGGAAGAGACCGAACAGCCGGTTAGGATCATTACCTCGCCCATGCGCCTCAAGATCAGCCCCCGACTGACCGAAAGCGGACTCTGCTTCGAAACCATGCTCGGCCGCGGCGACAAGGTCCCCTTCTCCATCATGGGACAAAACGCTTACTTCTACGGCCAGTTGCCCATCTGGGTCTACTGGAAAAAAAGCTTCTACCCGGTCCAGACCGGGTTGCCTCCATCCCTCATCCAGGAACTCGTCCACGAGTCTCCGTGCATCCCCCACGCGGACGTCTCGGAATTTTTGGACCGGGTCTGGACTCGGATTCCGGCTTCGGACCTTTTCGGTCAGGACGAATTCCTGGAACGGATGAAGCCCATCTTTATGCCCGCCAAGTACAACCCCAAACTCTTCCTCGGGGAAGAGGGAAGTCTCCTGACCCTGGAGATTCAGAACATCTACGAGACCGGACACGGGGAATTTCCCCTGCCCGGACCTAATCAAGATTTCCAGACCGGAAGTTACCAAACCGAAAGCGGATCCTACCTCATAAGGAGGGATCAAGACGGCGAGGAACGCCTCCTGACCATGCTGGCGGAGATGGACTTCCAGCCCAGGAACAGCTCCATGTGGTTTCTGGAACCCGAGGAGGCCATCGTCTTCCTGCTCGACGCCTATCCCAAGCTGGTCCAGGACTACCGGGTATATGGCGAGAAGGACCTGGCCAGATACAAGGTTCGACTGGCCACTCCCCATGTGGTGGCCAAGGTCGAAACCCAGGAGGACGACAAGTGGTTCAACCTGGACATTGAGGTCGACTACGAGGGCATGCGGGTGCCCATCGAGACCATCTGGAAGGCCTGGACCCAGGGCAAGCGCTATGTCCAATTGCGTGACGGATCCTACACCAGCCTACCCGAAAGCTGGCTGGAAAAGCTCGGTCACAAGCTCAAGGCCATGGGGCTGGACCCGGACAAGCCCCCGAAGAAAAATTTTCAGAACTACGAGGCTCCGGTTCTGGACAAGATCCTCGAGGACATCCCCGACACCGAATCCGACCAGTTCTGGGACAATTTGCGGGAAAAGATCCACCAGTTCAAGGAGGTCCGCCAGATCGAGGTTCCGGCCCAGGTCCAGGCCACCCTCAGACCATATCAGAAGCAGGGACTGAGCTACCTGAACTTCCTGCGCGAATACCACTTCGGAGGAATTCTGGCCGACGAGATGGGGCTGGGCAAGACCCTCCAGACCCTGTCCTTCCTCCAGTTCATGAAAAACATGAAACTCGAGGGTCCGAACCTCATCGTCGTCCCCACCTCGGTCCTTCCCAACTGGGAGCGGGAGGCCCAAAAATTTGTCCCAGGAATGAAGCAGCTCATCATCTATGGGTCACGGCGGGAAAACCTGTTCAAGCTCATCAAGGAGGCCGAGCTGGTCATCACCACCTACGCGCTGCTCCGCCGCGACCTGGACGAACTGCTCAAATTCGAGTTCAACTCCATCATCCTGGACGAGGCCCAGAACATCAAGAACCCAAACACCATCACCGCCCGGTCGGTCCGCAAGCTCCGGGCCAGGTTCCGGCTCTGTCTCTCGGGCACGCCCATTGAGAATAACCTTCTGGAACTCTGGTCCCTTTTCGAATTCCTTATGCCGGGTTTTCTCGGCTCCCAGAACGCCTTTCAGAAAGGCTTCGTGAAACCCATCAAGGACGGCGACCAGGAAAGCGTCGAATACCTCCAGGCCCGGGTCAAGCCCTTCATCCTGCGCCGGACCAAGTCCGAGGTGGCCAAGGACCTGCCGCCCAAGGTCGAGAACATCTATTACTGCGCCCTGGAGGACGAACAGGCCGAACTCTACGCCGCCCTGGCCAAGAAGCTCAAGGAGCAGGTCATGCAGCGGGTGGACGAGAAGGGCATCAGCCAGAGCCAAATGTCCATCTTGGACGCCCTTCTGAAGCTCCGCCAGATCTGTTGCCACCCGAGGCTCTTGAAACTGGACATGCCCGGGGTGACCACCAGCCTGACATCAGGCAAATTTACCGCCTTTAAGGATCTTGTCACCAACATCATTGAGGACGGGCACAAGGTCCTGGTTTTCTCCCAGTTTGTGCAGATGCTCCACATCATCCGGTCCTGGCTGGACATGAACAAGATCCCCTTCACCTATCTGGACGGATCAAGCAAGGATCGTTTCGAGCAGGTCGACCGTTTCAACAACGATCCGAACATCCCCATCTTCCTCATCTCCCTGAAGGCAGGAGGCACGGGCCTCAACCTGACCTCGGCCGACTACGTCATCCACTACGACCCATGGTGGAATCCGGCCGTGGAGGATCAGGCCACCGACCGCACCCACCGCATCGGTCAGACCCGCCAGGTCTTTTCCTACAAACTCATCTGCGAGAAAACAGTGGAAGAAAAGATTCTGAAGCTCCAGGAACAGAAAAAAGGCATCGCCGACTCGATCATTCCCGGCCAGACGGCCTGGAAGCAGTTGACCAGAAACGATCTGGAAATGCTCTTCGAAATCTGA